In Leptolyngbya sp. FACHB-261, a genomic segment contains:
- a CDS encoding RNA-binding protein: MSIYVGNLPSEITIFDLNKLFSEYGEVLLVQLPTERSTGRSCGFALVDMKVDTEAEAAIDALDGFKVVGRYLRVKKDHHQDFRGATGSFGGGDGNYFNHQLY, from the coding sequence ATGAGCATTTATGTTGGCAATCTTCCCAGTGAAATCACTATCTTTGATTTGAATAAATTATTTTCTGAATATGGGGAGGTTCTGCTGGTGCAGCTCCCCACAGAACGCAGCACAGGCCGCAGCTGTGGCTTTGCTCTGGTCGACATGAAGGTGGACACTGAAGCAGAGGCAGCGATTGATGCGCTTGATGGCTTTAAGGTGGTGGGACGCTATCTCAGGGTCAAAAAAGATCATCATCAAGATTTTCGGGGTGCGACTGGCAGCTTTGGTGGTGGTGACGGCAATTACTTTAACCACCAGCTTTACTAA
- a CDS encoding MFS transporter, translating to MKIDRRTFAVALAGFCTFLDLYAPQSLLPLFTQVFQASEGEVSLMISATTIAVAIAAPLVGLFADTLGRKRVITAAILVLAVPTLLAATASGLPELIGWRFAQGLAMPGIFAVTIAYITEEWAGLGVGSVMATYVTGNVIGGFSGRFLAGVVAAHWGWRWVFVMLGCLNFLGGLAVWAWLPASRRFVRQKNVLASLRAMSAHLRNPRLIAAYTAGFNVLFAIVAVFTYVNFYLAAPPLAWEQ from the coding sequence ATGAAGATTGATCGGCGAACCTTCGCCGTTGCTTTGGCAGGCTTTTGCACCTTTCTTGATCTCTACGCGCCTCAGTCGCTGCTGCCTCTGTTCACTCAGGTCTTTCAGGCAAGCGAAGGCGAGGTGAGCCTGATGATCAGCGCGACCACGATCGCTGTGGCCATCGCCGCGCCCTTAGTAGGTCTGTTCGCTGATACTTTGGGGCGCAAACGCGTGATTACAGCTGCCATTCTAGTTCTGGCTGTGCCAACGCTGCTGGCTGCCACGGCCTCAGGACTGCCAGAGCTGATTGGCTGGCGCTTCGCTCAGGGGCTGGCAATGCCTGGTATCTTCGCGGTGACAATTGCTTACATCACCGAGGAATGGGCGGGGTTGGGAGTTGGCTCGGTAATGGCTACCTATGTGACCGGCAACGTGATTGGTGGCTTTTCAGGCCGCTTCCTTGCAGGGGTGGTTGCCGCTCATTGGGGTTGGCGCTGGGTGTTTGTGATGCTGGGTTGCTTAAATTTCCTGGGAGGCTTAGCTGTTTGGGCCTGGTTGCCAGCCTCTCGCCGGTTTGTGCGCCAGAAAAATGTATTGGCGTCACTACGAGCAATGTCAGCTCATTTGCGCAATCCGCGTTTGATTGCTGCCTACACGGCTGGATTTAATGTGCTGTTTGCGATTGTTGCTGTCTTTACCTATGTTAATTTCTACCTGGCTGCACCACCGTTGGCTTGGGAACAGTAG
- a CDS encoding DUF4278 domain-containing protein → MQLSYRGIAYNSATSAVKVTSGQTVGQYRGAALRAQRFTLPLTYKFSVGTQYRGVGSQSVATSSGSNLASSF, encoded by the coding sequence ATGCAACTCTCTTACCGTGGCATTGCTTATAACTCCGCTACCTCTGCCGTTAAGGTGACCTCAGGTCAGACCGTTGGTCAGTATCGAGGTGCAGCCCTGAGAGCACAACGTTTCACCCTGCCTTTAACCTACAAATTTTCTGTAGGCACACAGTACCGAGGTGTAGGCTCCCAGTCTGTTGCAACTTCTTCTGGCTCGAATCTAGCTAGCAGCTTTTAG
- the hydA gene encoding dihydropyrimidinase, whose product MSVLIKNGRIITASDDYRADIFIEREQITLIGADLSQVQADTVVDATDKLVIPGGIDVHTHMELPFGGTFASDDFATGTRAAAFGGTTHIIDFAVQYRGQTLRQGLETWHKKAEGKACVDYSFHMIMTEVNPGILSEMDALIEQEGVTSFKLFMAYPGVFYLDDGEIFRVMQRAGENGGLICMHAENGIVIDVLVEQALAAGNTAPKYHALTRPSSMEGEATHRAIRLAELARTPVYIVHLSALEALQAVTEARDLGIPAHAETCPQYLFLSYDNYEEPGFDGAKYVMSPPLRPCHHQAHLWRGLQYNDLQVISTDHCPFCMKEGFQGLPRQKELGLDNFSKIPNGAPGVETRMSLIYDGGVRTGKFSLNRFVELTSTTPARIFGLWPRKGTIAVGSDADLVVFDPEARKTISASTHHMRVDYNPYEGREVQGVPTQVLSRGQLVIDGDQFVGSAGRGSFTKRGCFNYY is encoded by the coding sequence GTGAGTGTTCTCATCAAAAATGGTCGCATCATCACTGCTAGCGACGATTATCGGGCTGACATTTTTATTGAACGTGAGCAAATTACCTTGATTGGAGCGGATCTCAGTCAAGTTCAAGCTGACACGGTAGTTGATGCCACAGACAAATTGGTCATTCCTGGTGGCATTGATGTTCATACACACATGGAATTGCCCTTTGGCGGTACGTTTGCCTCTGATGATTTTGCAACTGGCACCCGTGCAGCAGCCTTTGGCGGCACCACTCACATCATCGATTTCGCTGTGCAATATCGAGGACAGACGCTACGACAAGGGCTAGAGACCTGGCACAAGAAAGCTGAGGGCAAAGCCTGTGTTGATTACAGCTTCCACATGATTATGACCGAGGTAAACCCCGGCATTCTCAGCGAAATGGATGCGTTAATTGAGCAGGAAGGGGTCACCAGTTTCAAGCTATTTATGGCCTATCCCGGTGTGTTCTATCTAGATGATGGTGAGATTTTTCGAGTCATGCAACGGGCAGGCGAAAACGGTGGCCTCATTTGTATGCACGCTGAGAATGGCATTGTGATCGATGTTCTGGTTGAGCAAGCTTTAGCTGCCGGTAATACAGCTCCGAAATATCATGCCCTCACCCGACCTTCTTCGATGGAAGGCGAAGCCACACACCGAGCCATTAGACTGGCAGAGTTGGCCCGTACTCCAGTCTACATAGTGCATCTTTCTGCTCTAGAAGCGTTGCAGGCTGTAACTGAAGCCCGCGATTTAGGCATCCCAGCCCACGCCGAAACTTGCCCCCAATATTTATTTTTGTCCTACGACAACTACGAGGAACCTGGCTTTGATGGGGCTAAATATGTGATGTCACCACCCTTGCGTCCTTGCCATCATCAGGCGCATTTGTGGCGCGGTTTGCAGTACAACGATTTGCAAGTAATCTCCACCGATCACTGTCCTTTTTGTATGAAAGAAGGCTTTCAGGGTTTACCCCGTCAGAAAGAATTGGGTCTAGATAATTTCAGCAAGATCCCGAATGGTGCACCTGGTGTGGAAACTCGAATGAGCTTGATTTACGACGGTGGCGTGCGCACCGGCAAGTTCAGCCTCAATCGCTTTGTCGAACTTACTTCTACGACCCCAGCGCGCATTTTTGGTCTATGGCCGCGTAAGGGCACGATTGCTGTTGGCTCTGATGCCGATTTGGTGGTATTCGACCCCGAGGCCCGCAAAACGATTTCGGCCAGCACTCACCACATGCGCGTTGACTATAACCCTTACGAAGGCCGAGAAGTGCAGGGAGTGCCAACGCAAGTTCTCTCCCGAGGCCAGCTTGTTATCGATGGCGACCAGTTTGTAGGCTCAGCCGGACGGGGTAGTTTTACTAAACGGGGCTGCTTTAACTACTACTAA
- a CDS encoding B12-binding domain-containing radical SAM protein, with the protein MKALLLYPRFPQTFWSYDRFMEMAGLKAFIPPLGLITVAPLLPEDWQIRFYDRNVSLETEEDWQWCDIVILSAMLAQKQDFHTLIQKAVQLGKKVAVGGPYPTSTPEEALDSGAHYLILDEGELTVPKFLEALAQGESQGTFRSTEKPDITLSPLPRFDLLQRQDYFMMAIQFSRGCPFNCEFCDIITLYGRKPRTKEPAQTLAELQRLYDLGWRGPVAIIDDNFIGNQRNVKRMLRELIPWMQSHNYPFTFLTEASVNLAEDDELLELMSQAGFFGVFLGIETPDQDSLEVTQKFQNTRKPLVEACQKINQAGLLIYSGFIIGFDSERPGAGERIQAFVEETNIPQPMLGILQALPNTALWQRLQQEGRLAQAQPLEGDQNSLMNFTPTRPIDQIAREYVQAIWSMYEPQNYLRRCLQQCLSITVPPNRKQSGYFPLDKGLRLVAQLFWHQGLRRSELRAQFWQQLWLLLRLKPQLLGLYLGLCAAGEHFFEYRVLVRDRISEQLGFDPLIPARQPVSALLEETVV; encoded by the coding sequence ATGAAAGCACTTCTCCTCTATCCCCGTTTTCCACAAACCTTTTGGTCCTATGACCGCTTTATGGAGATGGCAGGACTCAAGGCCTTTATTCCGCCTCTGGGTCTAATTACCGTTGCTCCTTTGTTACCTGAAGATTGGCAAATTCGCTTTTATGACCGCAATGTCAGTTTAGAAACTGAGGAGGACTGGCAGTGGTGCGATATTGTCATCCTCTCTGCCATGCTGGCCCAAAAGCAAGACTTCCACACGCTGATTCAAAAGGCAGTGCAGTTAGGCAAGAAAGTGGCTGTGGGTGGTCCCTATCCAACTTCTACGCCTGAAGAGGCACTAGATTCAGGCGCTCACTACTTGATTCTGGATGAAGGCGAACTCACCGTTCCGAAGTTTCTAGAGGCGTTGGCGCAAGGCGAAAGCCAAGGCACTTTTCGCTCAACCGAGAAGCCAGATATTACTCTGAGTCCGCTGCCGCGATTTGATCTGCTCCAGCGGCAGGATTATTTTATGATGGCCATTCAGTTCTCGCGCGGCTGTCCCTTTAATTGCGAGTTCTGTGACATTATTACCCTCTACGGTCGCAAACCGCGTACCAAAGAACCGGCCCAAACCTTGGCAGAACTCCAACGGCTTTATGACTTGGGCTGGCGAGGACCTGTTGCCATTATTGATGACAACTTTATTGGCAATCAGCGCAATGTCAAACGGATGCTGCGCGAGCTGATTCCCTGGATGCAGAGCCATAATTATCCGTTCACCTTCTTAACTGAGGCTTCGGTCAACCTTGCAGAAGATGATGAACTGCTAGAGCTGATGTCTCAAGCTGGCTTTTTTGGTGTGTTCTTGGGCATCGAAACGCCAGATCAAGACAGCCTTGAAGTTACGCAGAAATTCCAAAACACTCGTAAGCCTTTAGTTGAAGCTTGCCAGAAGATTAACCAGGCAGGTTTGTTGATCTATTCCGGGTTTATCATCGGCTTCGACAGCGAACGTCCAGGAGCAGGCGAGCGGATTCAAGCCTTTGTTGAAGAAACTAACATTCCTCAGCCGATGCTGGGTATCCTGCAAGCTTTGCCTAACACTGCTCTGTGGCAACGCTTGCAGCAAGAGGGGCGATTGGCTCAAGCCCAACCTTTAGAAGGGGACCAAAATTCTCTAATGAATTTCACACCCACGCGTCCGATTGACCAAATCGCTAGGGAATATGTGCAGGCAATTTGGTCGATGTATGAGCCCCAGAATTATCTGCGTCGGTGCTTGCAGCAATGTCTCAGCATCACTGTTCCTCCCAACCGCAAGCAGTCTGGTTACTTTCCCTTGGACAAGGGGCTGCGTCTGGTAGCCCAGCTTTTCTGGCATCAGGGACTGCGCCGTTCTGAATTGCGGGCTCAATTTTGGCAACAGCTTTGGTTGCTCCTACGCTTGAAGCCACAGTTGTTAGGGCTGTATTTGGGCCTGTGTGCGGCTGGCGAGCATTTCTTTGAATATCGAGTCTTAGTGCGAGACCGGATCAGCGAGCAATTAGGCTTTGATCCCTTAATTCCAGCCCGGCAACCCGTTAGCGCCCTATTGGAGGAAACCGTTGTCTAG
- a CDS encoding iron uptake porin gives MNTSVNTCIFALLSGALACFSIASKAGAEQVDWPQSTSFTSTLSGEVQPPSLIEGVGLPEGAAIQISSEVLGSDTPNSDARLFNVYSAEGDQIVPIDAEQAAQITSVSQLSDVDPTDWAFQALQSLTERYGVISGYPDGNFRGNRVISRYEFAAGLNATLAKVSALLATGSSNPVNRADLETLQKLQENFASELATLRGQIDSLEARNTELAANQFSTTTVLGGEAIFGLSVAGGGGPPGQGDSNTVLNYLSRLQFTTAFSNRDLLRIGLVAGNFSDDGFASPGSLNTNMALLSYQGDTSYRDIDDQAVGAKGSRVVLDAVEYRFSAFNDRIVFSIIPAGFSLSSILSPNSPYSDSGRGAISQFGEFSPIFKIGSLDAGLGFDWFINGKIRLQFAYGSRNSSDAADGLFSADHSALGIQFLLRPSRNLNIGLAYVNAFADDGRLDTYTGSFNADTSGGIGEPAKIHAFNGTLQWRLSPSFTLSAWGGLIITNSLESDAIMATTTYQFSLGFFDPFGREGDLLALLVGQPPKLVAGLAIERADEGSGIHYELFYRLQVNDNISITPGFFYVSDPGHIPDNNDIFVATIRTTFRF, from the coding sequence ATGAATACCTCAGTGAATACCTGTATATTTGCGCTCTTGTCTGGAGCTTTGGCATGCTTCTCAATAGCTTCTAAAGCTGGGGCTGAACAAGTTGATTGGCCACAGTCAACTTCATTTACTTCAACGTTATCTGGTGAGGTTCAACCCCCCAGTTTAATTGAAGGTGTAGGCTTACCTGAAGGAGCCGCTATTCAAATTTCTTCTGAGGTGTTGGGCTCAGACACTCCGAATTCTGATGCAAGGCTATTCAACGTCTATAGTGCAGAGGGAGATCAAATTGTTCCAATTGATGCTGAGCAAGCAGCACAAATCACTTCCGTTTCCCAATTATCTGATGTAGATCCAACTGATTGGGCATTTCAAGCCCTGCAATCATTAACAGAGCGCTACGGTGTAATTTCAGGTTATCCCGATGGCAATTTTCGGGGCAATCGAGTCATCAGTCGCTATGAGTTTGCGGCTGGATTAAATGCAACCCTAGCTAAAGTGAGCGCACTCCTGGCAACAGGTAGTTCAAATCCGGTTAATCGCGCAGATTTAGAAACTCTGCAGAAGTTGCAAGAGAATTTTGCCAGCGAGCTAGCAACCTTGCGCGGTCAGATTGATAGCCTTGAGGCTCGTAATACTGAGTTAGCAGCCAACCAATTTTCGACAACAACCGTTTTGGGCGGCGAGGCGATTTTTGGTCTGTCAGTTGCAGGCGGTGGCGGTCCACCTGGGCAGGGGGATTCCAATACAGTTCTAAACTACTTATCCCGCCTGCAATTTACAACTGCTTTTTCCAATCGAGATTTGCTGCGAATTGGCCTAGTTGCAGGCAACTTTAGTGATGATGGCTTTGCTAGTCCTGGCTCTCTCAATACCAACATGGCTCTGCTGTCGTACCAGGGCGATACATCATATCGTGATATAGATGACCAGGCTGTTGGTGCTAAAGGTAGCCGAGTTGTTCTGGATGCTGTAGAGTATCGATTTTCAGCCTTTAATGATCGAATTGTCTTCTCAATTATTCCTGCTGGATTTAGCCTGAGTAGTATCCTCTCGCCCAATTCACCTTATTCTGATTCTGGTCGGGGAGCTATTTCCCAATTTGGTGAATTTAGCCCAATTTTCAAAATTGGCAGCTTGGATGCTGGCTTGGGCTTTGACTGGTTTATTAATGGTAAAATTCGCTTGCAATTTGCCTACGGTAGCCGCAATTCTAGTGATGCGGCGGATGGTCTATTCAGTGCTGACCACAGTGCTTTGGGCATTCAGTTTCTTTTGCGGCCCAGTCGCAATTTAAACATAGGTTTGGCATACGTTAATGCTTTCGCCGATGATGGTCGGCTGGATACTTATACAGGTAGCTTTAATGCCGACACCTCTGGTGGCATTGGTGAACCAGCGAAAATTCATGCATTCAATGGTACTTTGCAGTGGCGATTGTCGCCTAGCTTCACCCTAAGTGCTTGGGGAGGGTTAATCATCACTAACTCTCTAGAGTCGGATGCAATTATGGCCACAACGACCTATCAGTTTTCTCTGGGTTTTTTCGACCCATTTGGTAGAGAAGGCGATCTATTAGCCCTGTTAGTGGGTCAACCGCCCAAGCTGGTTGCTGGTCTTGCAATTGAACGGGCGGATGAGGGCAGTGGTATTCATTACGAGTTGTTCTACCGCCTTCAGGTGAACGATAATATTTCGATTACCCCAGGCTTCTTCTACGTTAGCGATCCGGGCCACATTCCTGACAACAACGATATTTTTGTCGCCACAATTCGCACAACTTTTCGATTTTAG
- a CDS encoding ATP-dependent Clp protease ATP-binding subunit, protein MFEHFTEKAVRAIMLAQEESRSLGHNFVGTEQLLVGLISEGTGVAAQVLKSLDIDLPKARREVEKIVGRGTGVIKSEIAFTPRSRHVLEQALEESRQLGHDYVGTEHLLLSLVNGGEGVAAKVIESLGADPWQVRAQVFQAIEKAPLSLASGRQKPKKSSMLDQFGVNLTEMAALGKLDPVVGRAREVERMIQILGRRTKNNPVLIGEPGVGKTALAEGLAQRIANRDVPEVLADKRVIALSIGSLLAGTKYRGDFEERLKTIVTQIRDAGDVILVIDELHTLVGAGAVEGSLDAANLLKPALARGELQCIGATTLDEYRQYIERDAALERRFQPVMIGEPSVAETIEILHGLRERYEQHHRLRIADSALVAAAELSDRYISDRFLPDKAIDLIDEAGSRVHILNSAPSSVSKLSQELRQVVRDKEDAARSQNFVQARTLLERELAIQTELGTQAKDQQSKSETVTAAVAPIVGVEDIAQIVAAWTGVPVSKLTESESEQLLNLEDNLHQRLIGQQAAVQAVARALRRSRVGLKNPNRPIASFLFSGPTGVGKTELTKSLAAYCFGSEEAMVRLDMSEFMERHTVAKLIGSPPGYVGYNEGGQLTEAVRRKPYTVVLFDEIEKAHPDVFNLLLQILEDGRLTDAKGRTVDFKNTMLIMTSNIGSKAIEKGGSGLGFAVDENQAEGQYKRILQSVNAELKDYFRPEFLNRLDESIVFRPLTRDEVKQIADILLREVIERLVEQEISLEVTERFKDHLVETGYNPSYGARPLRRAITRLLEDSLAEAILSGVIKTADTVVVDVDAEGQVKVKVKAPQAEKQAALL, encoded by the coding sequence ATGTTTGAACATTTCACAGAAAAAGCTGTTAGGGCGATTATGTTAGCCCAGGAAGAATCTCGAAGCCTAGGACACAACTTTGTAGGCACCGAGCAACTTCTAGTGGGCTTAATTAGTGAGGGGACAGGGGTTGCTGCCCAGGTTTTGAAGTCTTTAGACATTGATTTGCCCAAAGCTCGACGGGAGGTCGAGAAAATCGTGGGTCGGGGCACTGGCGTTATTAAGTCCGAAATTGCGTTCACGCCCCGTAGCCGACATGTTCTGGAGCAGGCTCTAGAAGAGTCCCGTCAGTTGGGCCACGATTACGTGGGCACCGAACACCTGCTTTTGAGCCTAGTGAATGGTGGGGAAGGGGTTGCCGCGAAAGTCATCGAGAGCTTGGGCGCGGACCCCTGGCAGGTCCGGGCTCAGGTATTTCAGGCTATTGAAAAGGCCCCGCTGAGCCTAGCTAGCGGTCGGCAAAAACCTAAAAAAAGCTCTATGCTCGACCAGTTTGGGGTCAATTTAACCGAGATGGCTGCCCTGGGCAAACTTGACCCTGTGGTAGGCCGTGCCCGAGAAGTGGAACGCATGATCCAGATTCTGGGCCGCCGTACCAAGAACAACCCAGTGCTCATTGGGGAACCAGGGGTGGGTAAAACAGCCCTGGCTGAAGGACTGGCCCAACGGATCGCCAATCGGGACGTGCCTGAGGTTCTGGCAGACAAGCGAGTGATCGCGCTGTCTATAGGTTCACTGTTGGCAGGCACCAAGTACCGGGGCGATTTTGAAGAGCGACTCAAGACGATCGTGACGCAGATTCGTGACGCTGGTGATGTAATTCTGGTGATTGACGAATTACATACGCTAGTTGGGGCAGGAGCAGTGGAAGGGTCTTTGGACGCGGCCAACCTGCTCAAGCCTGCGCTGGCTCGGGGTGAGTTGCAATGCATTGGCGCAACCACTCTCGACGAATACCGCCAGTACATCGAGCGAGATGCGGCGCTAGAGCGGCGCTTCCAGCCGGTGATGATTGGTGAACCCAGTGTTGCCGAAACAATTGAGATCTTGCATGGCCTGCGAGAGCGCTATGAGCAGCACCATCGGCTGCGGATCGCTGATAGCGCCCTAGTGGCTGCAGCCGAATTGTCAGACCGCTATATCTCCGACCGCTTTCTGCCAGACAAAGCCATTGACCTGATCGATGAAGCGGGGTCTCGGGTTCACATTCTCAACTCGGCGCCATCCTCTGTCTCCAAGCTGAGTCAGGAACTGCGACAAGTGGTGCGAGACAAGGAGGATGCGGCTCGCTCCCAGAATTTTGTGCAAGCTAGAACCCTCCTGGAGCGTGAACTAGCAATCCAAACTGAACTGGGGACACAGGCTAAAGATCAGCAGTCAAAATCAGAGACGGTGACTGCCGCCGTAGCCCCGATTGTGGGTGTAGAGGACATCGCCCAGATTGTGGCAGCTTGGACGGGTGTGCCGGTCAGTAAGCTTACAGAATCTGAGTCTGAGCAACTGCTGAATCTAGAAGACAATCTGCATCAACGGCTAATTGGACAACAAGCAGCGGTTCAGGCAGTTGCCCGTGCCCTTCGGCGATCAAGGGTTGGTCTCAAAAACCCTAACCGGCCGATTGCTAGTTTTCTGTTTTCCGGTCCCACAGGCGTTGGCAAGACTGAGCTGACTAAATCCTTGGCGGCCTACTGCTTCGGCTCCGAAGAAGCCATGGTCCGCCTAGATATGTCGGAATTTATGGAGCGCCACACCGTTGCCAAACTGATTGGTTCCCCACCGGGCTATGTAGGCTACAACGAAGGCGGTCAGCTGACCGAAGCGGTTCGCCGTAAGCCCTATACGGTAGTGCTATTCGACGAGATTGAGAAAGCCCACCCCGATGTGTTTAACCTGCTGCTGCAAATCCTCGAGGACGGTCGCCTGACCGATGCTAAGGGACGCACGGTGGACTTCAAGAACACCATGTTGATTATGACCTCCAACATTGGTTCTAAGGCGATTGAGAAAGGGGGCAGTGGCCTCGGTTTCGCAGTCGATGAAAACCAAGCTGAGGGGCAGTACAAGCGCATTCTGCAAAGCGTGAACGCGGAACTAAAGGACTATTTTCGTCCAGAATTCCTCAACCGTCTCGATGAGAGTATTGTCTTCCGTCCCCTAACCCGAGACGAAGTGAAGCAAATTGCCGATATCTTACTACGGGAAGTCATTGAGCGCTTGGTCGAGCAAGAGATTAGCCTAGAGGTCACTGAACGCTTCAAAGACCATTTAGTCGAAACTGGGTATAACCCCAGTTATGGAGCGAGACCGCTGCGTCGAGCCATCACCCGTTTATTAGAAGACAGTTTGGCAGAGGCGATCCTTTCTGGTGTCATCAAAACAGCAGACACAGTCGTGGTTGATGTGGATGCTGAGGGCCAGGTCAAAGTAAAAGTCAAAGCTCCCCAGGCTGAAAAGCAAGCGGCTTTGCTCTAA